One genomic window of Globicephala melas chromosome 8, mGloMel1.2, whole genome shotgun sequence includes the following:
- the FJX1 gene encoding four-jointed box protein 1: MGRRMRGASATAGLWLLALGSLLALWGGLLPPRTELPASRPPEDRLPRRPARSGGREPAPRFPLPPPLARDARGGSLKTFRALLTLAAGADGPPGQPPGERRRHVPTGRPWPEERAAVHGGVFWSRGLEEQVPRGFSEAQAASWLEVARGARVVALERGGCGRSSNRLARFADGTRACVRYGINPEQIQGEALSYYLARLLGLQHHVPPLALARVEARGAQWAQVQEELRAAHWTEGSVVSLTRWLPNLTDVVVPAPWRSEDGHLRPLRATGGELANRSRAELVDLVQWTDLILFDYLTANFDRLVSNLFSLQWDPRVMQRATSNLHRGPGGALVFLDNEAGLVHGYRVAGMWDKYNEPLLQSVCVFRERTARRVLELHRGQDAAARLLRLYQHHEPRFPELAALADPHAQLLQRRLDFLAKHILHCKAKYGRRPGA; this comes from the coding sequence ATGGGCAGGAGGATGCGGGGCGCCTCCGCCACCGCGGGGCTCTGGCTGCTGGCGCTGGGCTCGCTGCTGGCGCTGTGGGGCGGGCTCCTGCCGCCGCGGACCGAGCTGCCCGCCTCCCGGCCGCCGGAAGACCGGCTCCCGCGGCGCCCGGCCCGGAGCGGCGGCCGGGAGCCCGCGCCTCGCTTCCCTCTGCCCCCGCCCCTGGCGCGGGACGCCCGCGGCGGCTCCCTGAAAACTTTCCGAGCGCTGCTCACCTTGGCGGCGGGCGCAGATGGCCCGCCTGGGCAGCCCCCGGGTGAGCGCAGGCGACACGTGCCAACCGGACGGCCCTGGCCTGAGGAACGCGCCGCGGTGCACGGGGGCGTCTTCTGGAGCCGCGGCCTGGAGGAGCAGGTGCCCCGGGGCTTCTCGGAGGCCCAGGCGGCGTCTTGGCTGGAGGTGGCGCGCGGCGCCCGGGTGGTGGCCCTGGAGCGCGGGGGCTGCGGGCGCAGCTCCAACCGGCTGGCCCGCTTTGCCGACGGCACCCGCGCCTGCGTGCGCTATGGCATCAACCCCGAGCAGATACAGGGCGAGGCCCTATCCTACTACCTGGCGCGCTTGCTGGGCCTCCAGCACCACGTGCCGCCTCTGGCACTGGCCCGGGTGGAGGCTCGGGGCGCGCAGTGGGCTCAGGTGCAGGAGGAGCTTCGTGCCGCTCACTGGACCGAGGGCAGCGTGGTGAGCCTGACTCGCTGGCTGCCCAACCTCACGGACGTGGTGGTGCCCGCGCCCTGGCGCTCTGAGGATGGCCATCTCCGGCCCCTGCGCGCCACGGGGGGCGAGCTGGCCAACCGCAGCCGGGCGGAGCTGGTAGACCTGGTGCAATGGACCGACTTGATCCTCTTCGACTACCTGACGGCCAACTTTGACCGGCTTGTCAGCAACCTCTTCAGCCTGCAGTGGGACCCGCGGGTCATGCAGCGCGCCACGAGCAACCTGCACCGCGGCCCGGGCGGGGCGCTGGTCTTTCTGGACAACGAGGCGGGCTTGGTGCACGGCTACCGGGTGGCGGGCATGTGGGACAAGTATAACGAGCCGCTGCTGCAGTCAGTGTGCGTGTTCCGAGAGCGGACTGCGCGGCGTGTCCTGGAGCTGCACCGCGGCCAGGACGCGGCCGCCCGGCTGCTGCGCCTCTACCAGCACCACGAGCCTCGCTTCCCAGAGCTGGCCGCCCTCGCCGACCCCCACGCTCAGCTGCTGCAGCGTCGCCTCGACTTCCTCGCCAAGCACATTTTGCACTGTAAGGCTAAGTACGGCCGCCGACCGGGGGCTTAG